A genomic window from Herbiconiux aconitum includes:
- a CDS encoding Bax inhibitor-1/YccA family protein has protein sequence MAEASSSNPAFSRNPVFNGKGAPAQVPTISAEGLQDMYDRPAATPSETDRMSYDDTIVKTLVMFVVLLATAAVGFLTNFPNPTPLGIGLMIGGVIGGLVFGLVNAFRREPSVPLILLYAAFEGLAVGGLSGFFESQWSGIVLQAVLATLAVFAVTLALFASGKVRASKRATKIFLIAIVGYGVFSLINFVLMISGAVPNAFGLRGVEIFGIPLGLVIGVFAVILAAYSLVLDFDAIQKGVRSGAPRKYGWSAAFGLVLTLVWLYLELLRIIAIFRS, from the coding sequence ATGGCTGAAGCCTCATCGAGCAACCCCGCCTTCTCGCGAAACCCGGTCTTTAACGGCAAGGGTGCACCGGCGCAGGTTCCCACGATCTCCGCCGAGGGCCTGCAAGACATGTACGACCGTCCGGCGGCCACGCCGTCCGAGACCGATCGGATGAGCTACGACGACACAATCGTCAAGACGCTCGTCATGTTCGTCGTGCTGCTGGCCACCGCCGCCGTCGGGTTCCTCACCAACTTCCCGAACCCCACGCCTCTCGGCATCGGTCTCATGATCGGCGGTGTCATCGGCGGGCTCGTCTTCGGACTGGTCAACGCCTTCCGACGCGAGCCGTCGGTTCCGCTGATCCTGCTCTACGCGGCGTTCGAGGGCCTCGCCGTCGGAGGCCTCTCAGGCTTCTTCGAATCGCAGTGGTCCGGCATCGTGCTGCAGGCCGTGCTCGCCACTCTCGCGGTGTTCGCGGTGACACTCGCCCTCTTCGCGAGCGGCAAGGTCAGGGCCTCCAAGCGCGCCACCAAGATCTTCCTCATCGCGATCGTCGGCTACGGCGTGTTCTCGTTGATCAACTTCGTGCTGATGATCTCCGGTGCCGTACCGAACGCTTTCGGTCTTCGCGGAGTCGAGATCTTCGGCATCCCGCTCGGACTCGTCATCGGCGTCTTCGCCGTCATCCTGGCGGCCTACTCGCTGGTGCTCGACTTCGACGCCATCCAGAAGGGCGTCCGCTCGGGCGCTCCCCGCAAGTACGGCTGGTCGGCCGCCTTCGGTCTGGTGCTCACGCTGGTCTGGCTCTACCTCGAGCTGCTGCGCATCATCGCGATCTTCCGAAGCTGA
- a CDS encoding DUF1624 domain-containing protein has protein sequence MDGPVPRSEPPDSRPTGVPPSDPGTSSGRIVGLDVARGLALIGMLFAHTVPETDAETVFDGRSSILFAVIAGVSLGLMTGGQRGVAPDARGRAAGIVALRGLLLILFGVALTAFDTPIAIILDTYGFLFLVAIPLLCAPRWLIAAVVVAAALLGPVVVTALNDAIDGATGRAAIVLDSAWLVFPERWLDGTYPAPVWLAYIAIGILVARSGIRRLAVQLAMVTVGGVAAIAGYAIAAVAGQPVLAHDDSTAEVIASSGVAVAVIGVLVWLSESTPGRVRTLSARILWPLSSAGSMPLTVYSAQIIVIWLYIANVPHEGVLGWQNLPLFFALAIPTLLITSFWRLRFEQGPLEWVVSRVTTQRPWRTNPPRAPEVTPTR, from the coding sequence ATGGATGGCCCCGTTCCGCGTTCCGAGCCACCGGATTCCCGGCCGACCGGCGTCCCGCCTTCTGACCCGGGCACGAGCTCGGGTCGCATCGTCGGGCTCGACGTCGCGCGTGGCCTCGCTCTGATCGGCATGCTCTTCGCCCACACGGTGCCCGAGACCGATGCCGAGACGGTGTTCGACGGCCGTTCGTCGATTCTCTTCGCCGTCATCGCCGGCGTCTCCCTCGGCCTGATGACCGGTGGGCAACGCGGTGTGGCTCCGGATGCGCGGGGTCGGGCCGCCGGCATCGTCGCCCTCCGCGGCCTGCTGCTGATCCTGTTCGGTGTGGCGCTCACCGCCTTCGACACCCCGATCGCGATCATCCTCGACACCTACGGCTTCTTGTTCCTCGTCGCCATCCCGTTGCTCTGCGCCCCGCGCTGGCTGATCGCGGCGGTGGTGGTTGCCGCCGCATTGCTCGGTCCGGTCGTCGTCACCGCCCTGAACGACGCCATCGACGGCGCGACCGGCCGGGCGGCCATCGTGCTCGACAGCGCCTGGCTCGTGTTTCCGGAGCGCTGGCTCGACGGCACCTACCCCGCGCCCGTGTGGCTCGCCTACATCGCGATCGGCATTCTCGTCGCACGGTCGGGCATCCGTCGCCTCGCCGTGCAGCTCGCCATGGTGACCGTGGGCGGAGTCGCGGCGATCGCCGGGTACGCCATCGCGGCTGTCGCAGGGCAGCCTGTGCTCGCGCACGACGACTCGACGGCAGAGGTCATCGCTTCAAGCGGGGTCGCCGTCGCCGTGATCGGCGTGCTCGTGTGGCTCTCGGAGTCGACACCCGGGCGCGTGCGCACACTCTCCGCGCGTATCCTGTGGCCGCTCTCGTCGGCCGGATCGATGCCGCTCACCGTGTACAGCGCGCAGATCATCGTGATCTGGCTCTACATCGCGAACGTTCCCCATGAGGGGGTGCTGGGCTGGCAGAACCTGCCCTTGTTCTTCGCCCTCGCGATTCCCACGCTTCTCATCACGAGCTTCTGGCGCCTGCGCTTCGAGCAAGGACCACTCGAATGGGTGGTGAGTCGGGTGACGACACAGCGCCCGTGGCGAACGAATCCACCACGGGCGCCGGAAGTCACTCCCACTCGATAG
- the sucC gene encoding ADP-forming succinate--CoA ligase subunit beta, whose protein sequence is MDLFEYQARDLFESYGVPVLPGIVADTPEEVRAAAEKLGGVTVVKAQVKVGGRGKAGGVKVAKDPEAAEEAAKAILGLDIKGHVVKRVMVAGGARIAEEFYFSVLLDRANRSYLSLTSYEGGMEIEQLAVERPEALARIEVDPIAGIDLETAKRIAIDAKFPAELVEKVAPVFVKLWEVYKGEDATLVEVNPLVLTEEGDIIALDGKVSLDENADFRHPGHAALEDAEAADPLEAKAKKNDLNYVKLDGEVGVIGNGAGLVMSTLDVVSYAGEKHGGVKPANFLDIGGGASAQVMANGLDVILGDPQVKSVFVNVFGGITACDAVANGIVGALEVLGDSATKPLVVRLDGNKVEEGRAILTQAAHPLVTLALTMDDGADKAAELAAAAK, encoded by the coding sequence GTGGATCTATTCGAGTACCAAGCCCGAGACCTGTTCGAAAGTTATGGTGTTCCGGTTCTGCCGGGCATCGTCGCTGACACCCCCGAGGAGGTCAGGGCGGCAGCCGAGAAGCTCGGCGGCGTCACCGTGGTGAAGGCCCAGGTCAAGGTGGGCGGCCGCGGCAAGGCAGGCGGCGTCAAGGTCGCGAAAGACCCCGAGGCGGCCGAAGAAGCCGCGAAGGCCATTCTGGGCCTCGACATCAAGGGCCACGTCGTGAAGCGCGTCATGGTCGCCGGCGGCGCCCGCATCGCGGAGGAGTTCTACTTCTCGGTGCTGCTCGACCGCGCCAACCGCTCCTACCTGTCGCTCACGAGCTACGAGGGCGGCATGGAGATCGAGCAGCTCGCCGTCGAACGCCCCGAGGCACTCGCCCGCATCGAGGTCGACCCGATCGCGGGCATCGACCTCGAGACCGCGAAGCGGATCGCCATCGACGCGAAGTTCCCCGCCGAGCTGGTCGAGAAGGTCGCCCCCGTCTTCGTGAAGCTGTGGGAGGTCTACAAGGGCGAGGATGCGACGCTCGTCGAGGTCAACCCCCTCGTGCTGACCGAAGAGGGCGACATCATCGCGCTCGACGGCAAGGTCTCGCTCGACGAGAACGCGGACTTCCGTCACCCCGGCCACGCAGCCCTGGAAGACGCCGAAGCCGCCGACCCGCTCGAGGCGAAGGCCAAGAAGAACGACCTCAACTACGTGAAGCTCGACGGCGAGGTCGGCGTGATCGGCAACGGCGCAGGCCTCGTGATGTCGACTCTCGACGTCGTCTCGTACGCCGGAGAGAAGCACGGCGGTGTGAAGCCGGCCAACTTCCTCGACATCGGCGGCGGAGCATCCGCTCAGGTGATGGCCAACGGCCTCGACGTCATCCTCGGTGACCCGCAGGTGAAGAGCGTCTTCGTGAACGTGTTCGGCGGCATCACGGCCTGCGACGCCGTGGCCAACGGCATCGTCGGCGCCCTCGAGGTGCTCGGCGACTCGGCCACCAAGCCGCTCGTCGTGCGGCTCGACGGCAACAAGGTCGAGGAGGGACGCGCCATCCTGACGCAGGCCGCGCACCCCCTCGTGACCCTGGCCCTGACGATGGACGACGGCGCCGACAAGGCCGCCGAACTCGCCGCAGCGGCGAAGTAA
- a CDS encoding glycerophosphodiester phosphodiesterase family protein, giving the protein MEFPGAHPLVIGHRGASGYRPEHTDSAYELAFGLGADAVEPDVVVSRDGVPVVRHENEISGTTDVAAHPEFADRRATKEIDGHPQTGWFTEDFTWAELQTLRAKERLPAVRPSSASFDGRFGLLRLSDVLRIVDEAESDVPDDPADTEAPVVATAAPSAVVELKHATYFESIGLPLGEIVAAELAEAGWSDRPGRLVLESFEKTVLAELRRRGVAAHYTYLIEDGGAPFDLVAREGSAAPDYASQLTDTGLAALTGEVDGISVDKSIIMPRDLAGAAHRSSDIVARAHAAGLQIFTWTLRAENRFLPRNFRLGHDKAAFGQWEQEFRAILATGVDGVFADQPDLAVSARRAVGGAA; this is encoded by the coding sequence ATGGAATTCCCCGGCGCGCACCCTCTCGTCATCGGTCACCGCGGCGCCAGCGGATATCGCCCCGAGCACACCGACTCGGCCTACGAACTCGCCTTCGGCCTCGGCGCCGATGCCGTCGAGCCCGACGTCGTCGTCTCTCGCGACGGGGTGCCGGTGGTGCGGCACGAGAACGAGATCTCGGGCACGACCGATGTGGCCGCGCATCCGGAGTTCGCCGACCGGCGCGCCACCAAGGAGATCGACGGTCATCCACAGACGGGCTGGTTCACCGAGGACTTCACCTGGGCCGAACTGCAGACGCTCCGCGCGAAGGAGCGGCTGCCGGCCGTGCGGCCCTCGAGCGCGAGCTTCGACGGCCGGTTCGGGTTGCTGCGGCTCTCCGACGTGTTGCGCATCGTCGACGAGGCCGAGTCGGATGTGCCGGACGACCCCGCCGACACGGAGGCTCCGGTCGTCGCCACGGCTGCACCGTCGGCCGTGGTCGAGCTGAAGCACGCCACGTATTTCGAGTCCATCGGTCTGCCACTCGGTGAGATCGTCGCAGCCGAGTTGGCCGAGGCGGGATGGAGCGATCGACCTGGCAGGCTCGTGCTCGAGAGCTTCGAGAAGACGGTGCTCGCCGAGTTGAGACGCCGCGGCGTGGCCGCCCACTACACCTACTTGATCGAAGACGGTGGCGCCCCGTTCGACCTGGTGGCTCGGGAGGGGTCTGCCGCTCCCGATTACGCGTCGCAGCTCACCGACACGGGTCTGGCGGCCCTGACGGGGGAGGTCGACGGGATCAGCGTCGACAAGTCGATCATCATGCCGCGCGACCTCGCCGGCGCCGCGCATCGGAGCTCTGACATCGTCGCGCGGGCGCACGCCGCCGGTCTGCAGATCTTCACGTGGACACTCCGCGCCGAGAACCGCTTTCTGCCGCGCAACTTCCGACTGGGGCACGACAAGGCGGCCTTCGGGCAGTGGGAGCAGGAGTTCCGTGCCATCCTCGCCACGGGTGTCGACGGCGTATTCGCCGACCAGCCCGATCTGGCCGTCTCGGCACGCCGCGCTGTCGGTGGCGCAGCCTAA
- a CDS encoding ATP-dependent helicase: MSDATETTPRITPIVVGGTGPAAEDDELLEGLNPEQREAVVYRGSALLIVAGAGSGKTRVLTHRIASLIKGGEAWPSQILAITFTNKAAAEMRERVGQLLGRVAEGMWISTFHSACVRILRREAENFGFTKSFTIYDSQDSRALVKRIIKDLQADTFGFTVAQVTGKISKLKNELTDVESYARQANFSDPNDAMFVEIFRAYSRALREANAFDFDDLISQTVYLFRAFPQVAEKYQRRFRHILVDEYQDTNHAQYALIRELTRPPESNELTGIAAFGGGGASLTVVGDSDQSIYAFRGADIRNIVEFERDFPGAKVVLLEQNYRSTQNILSAANAVISNNFDRKDKKLWTAVGDGEKIVGFTGYSGHDEAQFVADEIAKLREGGMAYNQIAVFYRTNSQTRALEEIFIRSALPYRVLGGTKFYERAEIKDAMAYLTSVANPFDGLALRRILNTPKRGIGPATETQLASFAERENVSYREAMRRAAELGLGPKVTGAILQLAGLLDEATELVTPDRPGGEAQVSEVLTLLMEQSGFVKSLRATRDPQDEARAENVEELLAVTKEFNRNNPDGTLLDFLTEVSLVAAVDDLDDSSGTVSLMTLHTAKGLEYDAVFLTGVEEDLLPHRMSAGEPGGPAEERRLFYVGITRAKKRLFLSLAMTRAQFGETAVAMPSRYLQEIPAELIEWIQSPGMATSRGGSEPRALNANRGRGNYGGGSRWNSDSGLGIPPGPPRPKTEWANRVTGQVRDNGDLELQPGDRIRHTDFGEGRVNQVTGEGNKRVAHVQFEAAGPKKLLIKIAPIEKI, encoded by the coding sequence ATGAGCGACGCCACCGAAACCACTCCCCGCATCACGCCGATCGTGGTCGGCGGCACGGGTCCCGCCGCCGAAGACGATGAGCTGCTCGAAGGCCTGAACCCCGAGCAGCGCGAAGCCGTGGTCTACCGCGGTTCGGCCCTGCTGATCGTCGCCGGCGCGGGCAGTGGCAAGACACGAGTGCTCACCCACCGCATCGCGAGCCTGATCAAGGGCGGCGAGGCCTGGCCGAGTCAGATTCTCGCGATCACCTTCACCAACAAGGCGGCCGCCGAGATGCGCGAGCGCGTCGGGCAGTTGCTCGGGCGAGTGGCGGAGGGCATGTGGATCTCGACGTTCCACTCCGCCTGCGTGCGCATCCTCCGCCGTGAGGCCGAGAACTTCGGCTTCACCAAGAGCTTCACCATCTACGATTCGCAGGATTCCCGTGCGCTTGTGAAGCGGATCATCAAAGACCTTCAGGCCGACACCTTCGGCTTCACGGTGGCCCAGGTCACCGGCAAGATCTCGAAGCTGAAGAACGAGCTGACGGATGTCGAGAGCTACGCGCGGCAGGCGAACTTCTCCGACCCGAACGATGCGATGTTCGTCGAGATCTTCCGCGCCTACTCGCGAGCCCTGCGCGAGGCGAACGCGTTCGACTTCGACGATCTGATCAGCCAGACCGTCTACCTGTTCCGTGCCTTTCCGCAGGTGGCCGAGAAATACCAGAGGCGCTTCCGGCACATCCTGGTCGACGAGTACCAAGACACCAATCACGCCCAGTACGCGCTCATCCGCGAGCTCACGCGGCCACCGGAGTCCAACGAGCTGACAGGCATCGCGGCCTTCGGTGGAGGAGGTGCCTCTCTCACCGTGGTCGGCGACTCCGACCAGTCGATCTATGCCTTCCGTGGGGCCGACATCCGCAACATCGTGGAGTTCGAACGCGACTTCCCCGGCGCGAAGGTCGTTCTGCTCGAGCAGAACTACCGGTCGACCCAGAACATCCTCTCGGCGGCGAACGCCGTCATCTCGAACAACTTCGATCGCAAAGACAAGAAGCTCTGGACGGCGGTGGGCGACGGCGAGAAGATCGTCGGGTTCACGGGCTACTCCGGGCACGACGAAGCCCAGTTCGTGGCCGACGAGATCGCGAAGTTGCGCGAAGGCGGTATGGCTTACAACCAGATCGCCGTGTTCTACCGCACCAACTCGCAGACCCGTGCGCTGGAGGAGATCTTCATCCGCTCCGCCCTGCCCTACCGGGTGCTCGGCGGCACCAAGTTCTACGAACGCGCCGAGATCAAAGATGCCATGGCGTATCTCACCTCGGTCGCGAACCCGTTCGACGGGCTCGCGCTGCGCCGCATCCTGAACACGCCGAAACGGGGGATCGGGCCGGCCACCGAGACGCAGCTGGCCTCCTTCGCCGAACGGGAGAACGTCAGCTACCGCGAGGCGATGCGCCGCGCCGCCGAGCTCGGGCTGGGGCCGAAGGTGACAGGAGCCATCTTGCAGCTCGCGGGCCTGCTCGATGAGGCCACGGAACTGGTGACCCCGGATCGCCCGGGAGGCGAAGCGCAGGTGAGCGAGGTGCTCACCCTTCTGATGGAGCAGAGCGGCTTCGTGAAGAGCCTGCGTGCCACGCGCGACCCGCAAGACGAAGCGCGTGCGGAGAACGTCGAAGAGCTCCTCGCCGTGACGAAGGAATTCAATCGCAACAACCCCGACGGCACGTTGCTCGACTTCCTCACCGAGGTATCTCTCGTGGCGGCGGTCGACGACCTCGACGACTCCAGCGGAACCGTCTCCCTGATGACCTTGCACACGGCGAAGGGGCTCGAATACGACGCCGTCTTCCTCACCGGGGTCGAAGAAGATCTGCTGCCCCACCGGATGTCGGCGGGCGAACCCGGAGGCCCGGCCGAGGAGCGGCGCCTCTTCTACGTCGGAATCACCCGGGCGAAGAAGCGACTCTTTCTCTCCTTGGCGATGACGCGCGCCCAGTTCGGCGAGACAGCTGTGGCCATGCCCAGCCGCTACCTGCAGGAGATCCCGGCCGAACTGATCGAGTGGATCCAGTCGCCCGGCATGGCCACCTCGCGGGGTGGCAGTGAACCGCGGGCGCTCAACGCCAACCGCGGCCGAGGAAACTACGGTGGCGGATCGCGCTGGAACAGCGATTCGGGCCTCGGGATTCCGCCGGGTCCACCCCGGCCGAAGACCGAGTGGGCCAACCGCGTCACCGGACAGGTGCGTGACAACGGCGACCTCGAGCTGCAACCGGGCGACCGCATCCGTCACACCGACTTCGGCGAGGGCCGGGTGAATCAGGTGACCGGCGAGGGCAACAAGCGCGTGGCTCACGTGCAGTTCGAAGCGGCTGGGCCCAAGAAGCTCTTGATCAAGATCGCGCCGATCGAGAAGATCTGA